The Virgibacillus sp. SK37 region ATTGATTATCTTTATGAAAAACAGGGAGAAACCACAAGTGTGCATAAATAAGACCAACTACTAAAGTTTCGTCCGCGCTGAATTGGGGTAAATACTTCATAAACGTCGTAAGGAGGCGATGATATGTTGTTTTTTACATCTGATTTAAAAGATTACCATGTGCATGCGGCAGATGGTGAGATGGGTAAAGTAAAAGATTTATATTTTGATGATAATAATTGGGCGATTCGGTATGCAGTAATAGATGCTAGAAAATGGTTGCCCGGAAGACGTGTACTTCTATCCCCTACCTCTTTTATCACTGTGAATGAGAATGAGGGACATTTGGAAGTAAAGCATGATAAGGATACCATTCGAAACAGTCCCTCTATCCCGGAAGACCAACCAATGACTCAAGATATGGAGGATACGTTGGCAGGATACTATGGCTGGAGCAGATATTGGATGGGAAATCTGTTATGGGGCCCGAATGTTACCCCTGCAACTGATTTAGATTCCAATACAGAAAATCCACAAATCTTTGAAGAGAAACTAGATGAACAAAAAAGGTATGACTTAAGAAGCGAAGATGAAACAAACGGATTTAAAGTTCATGCTGACGATGGAAAAATCGGTACATTAACGGATATGGTGTTTAATTCGGATAATTGGAAGCTTGAATATATGGTGGTTAGAGATAGTGAAGCCATTGTTGAAGAAGCATACTATGTATTTGATTTAAGCACAATCGAATCTGTAGATTGGTTTGAAGAAGATATATATATCAACACTACGTTGGCAAAAGTAAAGGCGGATAAGGTTTATGAAAGGAAACAGAGCATTATGGCAAGCCTTTAAAGGTGAAAAGTGTCTCTATACTAAATAGAGGCATTTTTTTATGTTCAATATGTTTTTAGGGCTAAAACATTTTTGGGGATTTTCAATGGATTGTAGAATAGATAAATTTCGAAGTCACAATTGATGTTTAAATTATTAACAAAGGCTTTGTTATTGAAAAGGTAACAGAAATAGATAGTTGGGGAGGTAAGCCACATTGATTTCCGTTGCATGCGGACGCTTTCCACCGGCATGG contains the following coding sequences:
- a CDS encoding PRC-barrel domain-containing protein, with product MLFFTSDLKDYHVHAADGEMGKVKDLYFDDNNWAIRYAVIDARKWLPGRRVLLSPTSFITVNENEGHLEVKHDKDTIRNSPSIPEDQPMTQDMEDTLAGYYGWSRYWMGNLLWGPNVTPATDLDSNTENPQIFEEKLDEQKRYDLRSEDETNGFKVHADDGKIGTLTDMVFNSDNWKLEYMVVRDSEAIVEEAYYVFDLSTIESVDWFEEDIYINTTLAKVKADKVYERKQSIMASL